From the genome of Candidatus Binataceae bacterium:
GAGTTTTAAGTAGTGACACGGGAATATTTGATGCACCACTCACCTGCGGTTTCTGCAGACGTTCCGGACTGGAGCAGGGAACGCTGCGTCCGTTTCTGGGATCCCGCACGTCGCCTGTTACGAGCGGTACGCTCATACCAGAGGTGCAAAAAGCGCAGGTTTCCATTCAAACCGTTGAGCAAATATTGGGTACTAGAGCATCGATTCTGGAGTATTGTGACCGGCGCCGACATACCACTCGACAGCCATATTGGGGGAGGATTGCAACTGCCGCATCCCAACGGCGTGGTCATTTTCCCGCGAGCAGTGATCGGTCCCAACTGTTTAATATCTCAGCAAGTCACGATAGGTGTCGGAGGCCCGAAACTAGGTGCCCCGGTCGTTGGCGGGCACGTCGACATCGGGGCCGGCGCGAAGATTCTCGGAGGAGTGACAATCGGAGACCACGCGCGAATCGGAGCGAACGCAGTGGTGCTCGAAGACGTGCCTAGCGGGGCTACCGCCGTGGGAGTTCCGGCAAGAATTGTAGGCAGCAGAAAGCCCATTCTGAGTCAGGACGAGATCGCACAAAGAGAAAGCGACGCGCGGGGACTTTCCCTCGTGCACGACACTTCCCATCGGCTCGCTTCCTGATCACAACGGTTGCGCGAGCGGATTTGACCGGGACCAGAACTGATGTGCGCCATCTCTGAGCAGCAGCATCTTCTTGGGCAGCCTCGTAGCCTATTTTCTAGGAACGCTTCGGCCCAGATGTGAGCCGCCTCATCCGCAGACTCTCCCGAAGAAATTCAGAAATAGGAAGTTAAAAAAGGCCGCAGGAAATCGAAGAGAGCGCGGCCAGGCGGCTGGTTAACAGCCTGTCGGCATTGAATTGCTTAGAAATCGGGCAGCAGAAGGACGCCTCTCGCCTGTTTCGCAATTCCTAAGTAGATACTTGGGCTTCACAAACATAGCGTTGCAGGGCAGCTGTTTCACTGATCAGCATCGCTAAAGACGGGGCGACCAGTACAACACATCCTCGCTTAGTGCCTGTTTCCGCTTCCGATCGACACGTCGGAAAGTATACCGACATTCGCTGGTCCTCATGAAACGGAAAATCCCTTAGAGCGAGCATTTTCCCCGGTCCATAATCGTCGAAACCATACCCTGGATCCCCGGGAACCCTGAAGTCGTCGATCATTATCAGGAAATTCGGAAATCTTCCCAAAATTATCTCGATTTCTTCTTGAAGAGGGAGGTCTCCTTCCCAATGAGCGTCAAGGTAGAAGAACACGGGACGATCTTTAGGAAGATCTAATGTTTTCAGAAATGCGCGGGAATCTTGCCGAATAAGAGTAACTTTTGGCCAGTGCCTCAGCCTCCGAGCCGCAAATCCATAGAAGCGCGGGTTAGCCTCCGTTGAATAAATGGGAACCTGGCTGTTCAGTGCAAAAAAAAGCGTGCTGGCACCCCGAAAAGTGCCAGTTTCGACGATTGCTGACGGTTGGAAAGTCCGGATTAGATCAGAAACAATCCGTTGACGGTTCCACTGCCCATTGAACGGACCTCCCCAAACCTCGCCTAAATTCGGCCTGAGATGGTATTCGAGCTGCCCAAGGTATTCGAACCGCGCAAGAATATTATCCGAAAGAAACCTTCTCGTTCCGCGAAGCACGAGAATTCACTAGAGGTCATTCCCAGATTGCAACTCGTTGGAAAACCGGAGCGCAGTACCCATATTCCTCACCTTAGACATCAGGTTCCGGCATGATCCCAAGTTTCCAAATAATGTCATAATCCACCGGAAGCCAGCAACGGAAGCGGTCGATGCCATGTCGCTCGCGGGGTTCGTTGCTAGCGCTAGTGGGCCGGGAGCACCAGCCGCGAGGCAATGACTTTGTAGACCTCGGCGCTGACCGCCATGCCGACGTGACTCGACATCACTTCGATATTCTCGACCAGCGGTGAGCCGCTACGATCGACACAGCTCTGCCAATGCACGACGCCGTCGGTGCGCGAGTAAATAACGGTGGTGGCCACCTTGTCGGGCGCTCGATTCGAGATCGAAAGTCCGCAGGAGCAGGACTCGCTGAGACAACCCTCCGCCTTGCCCCTGACTCTGGCGACCGAACGGGCCAGTGCCTGCACCAGTAGATTTGCCGACTCGCGCACCGGTCCGAGCGGCGAGCCCAACGTGATCACCCGCTCGATGCGATCCGGATAGCGATGCCCGAGCTCGCGCGCATAGATTCCGCCCAGACTCTGGCCGACCACGACCATAGGTCCATGGTGCCTATCGGTGACCTTTTCTAGGCGCCGTCCCAGCCGTTCGAGCGCTTCGCGTGGGCACTCCGAATTCGACCAGGTGTCGGACATTACTACGCGATGACCCATCATGCGGCAGAAGTTCGCCAAAGGCGCCAGCGTGATGTCCCCGGCCAGGAATCCCGGAATGAGCATCACGAGCTTGCCTTTGCCAGGTTCCGCATGTGGCCATGGATAGGTGAACGCGTGGAGCCACAGCACGGTGGCTTCCAGAGGCACCCGAAATTCACCGAGTGCATCCAGCATCGTGGGCCGTCCGCGCGGCCTCCGTGCAAAGTTCGCGAATGCTTGTGAGTGGGTGTTCACGGTTTTGCTAAATACTGTAGTTGATGGCAGTCTTGCATTTATCCGCGAGCGATTGCAGGGTGGCGCGCCCTAAGATCACAGTGACCGATTCGCGAACCTCGCGCCACACGTCGCGCATCGGACAGGGCACACCCTTGGGACATTGCCCGCTTCCCGCCTCCTCCAGACATTCGACCGGGCAATAGTCGCCTTCGACGATCTCGAGAACGTCTGCCATGGAGATACGGGCCGGGCTGCGGGCCAACAGGTAACCACCGCTCGGCCCCTTTTGGCTGGCAACCAGACCGCCCCTTTTCAGCTCGATCAACAAACGGCGCAGGTAATTCTCCGGAATACCCTGCGATGCCGCAATCTCCTCGACCCGAGTCGGTTCCGAGCCCGGATACCGCTCTGCCAGCATCAGCAAAGCCTTCAGAGAGTAGTCGACCCCTACGCCGAATTTCATCGTCTTTCCGCGGCTTTTTTACCACAAACCGGCCATTCAGTGAATAGTCGACTCAATAAGTGATCTAAGTAATTGACTAAGAAGGTCACCAAAGTTACCTTTTGCCAGAGGCAGGTCGTTCTCAATGCCCAAACGCGAACCTCCATCTTGGGAACTAGTGCTCAAGCGCAACTCGGTTGAGCGCCTGAAACACGAGCTTTTTCCGACCGAACTGAGCGGTCAGTGGCAACGCCTGGTCGACACGCCCTACGAAAAACTTCCCGAAGAGGACATCGTCCGTCTGCAATGGTTCGGGATGTATCACGACAAGCCCAAGGTCGGCACCTTTATGATGCGGGTCAAGATCCCCAGCGGGATCCTCTCTGCCGCCGGGCTGCGTGCGATTGGCGAGATTTCCGAACGCTACGGGCGCGATCAGGGTGAACTGACCACCCGTCAGAACATTCAGCTTCACTACATTACTCTCAAGCATGCCCCCGAGATCTTCGAGCGGCTCAGGTCGGCCGGGCTTACGACGATGGGCGGATGTGGCGACGTGGTTCGCAATATCACGGGCTGCCCGGTCGCGGGAGTCGATCATGATGAACTCTTCGATGTGACCGGACTGGTCGGTGAGGCGGCCGGCTTTTTCTACGGAAACCGCGAATACTCGGACCTCCCACGCAAGCACAAGATCACTATTTCGGCCTGCCGCTTTCAGTGCAACGCGCCCGAGATCAACTGCATCGCGCTGGTGGCGATGGTGAACGATGGGCGCGAGGGATTTGCGGTCCGGGTCGGCGGCGGCCAATCCTCGACCCCTCGCCTGTCACGGCACCTGGGCGTGTTTATCACCCGCGACCAGGCGATCCCGGTGCTACGCGCGATTATCGACACCTGGCGCTCGACCACCGAGTACCGCATCTCGCGCGTGAAAGCGCGGCTCAAGTTCATGATCGACGACTACGGGCCGGACGAGTTTCGCAAACTGGTCGAAGCTCGCCTCGGTTTCGCGCTCGAACCGCTTGCCGAGCTTCCGCTGGCTGCCGGCGAAAGCGACCACATGGGCATCCACGAGCAGAAGCAGGCGGGACTGTACCACGTTGGCTTTCCTGTCTATCTCGGAGTGATGAGCGGGCGACAGATGCGCGACCTGGCGGAGCTCGTCGAGGAATTTGGCGGCGACATCCGCCTCACGCGCCGGCAGAATTTTATTGTGACCAGGATTCCGGCCGCGCAGCTCGATGCGGTCATTGCGCGGGTTGGCGAGATCGGATTTCCGCTCGATGCCAACGGGCTGTATGCCTCGTCGATCGGTTGCATCGGCGATCCGCATTGCAACTACGCGGTCACTCCGACCAAGGAAAAGCTCGCGACCATCATCGCTCGGCTGGTTAGCGACTATGGCGACCGGGTCGCCGGGCTCAAGCTCAATCTCGACGGGTGCCCGCACGCCTGCGCGCAGCATTGGACCGGCGACATCGGATTGCAGGGCACCACCAGCCGCGGGGCCAATGGCGAGCCGCTGGAAGCTTTCGACATAATCCTTCGCGGCGGACTTGGACGTGATGCGGCGATCGGCAAGCCGGTGCTGCGCCGGATTCCGTCCGAGCGAGTTGAAGACTACGTGTCGCGCCTTTTTGCCGGGTATCTCGCGCACCGCGCTCCCGAGGAGTCGTTCACCCGCTTCTGCGTGCGGATGCCCGACGCAGAACTGATAGCGCTAGCGGAAGGAACCAAATCGAGCGGCGCCGAAGCTGCGGCCTGAGTGAGGGCCACCGAAAGCGAGCACAGCAGTGGAACCAGAACTCGAATTTCCCAAGCCAAGCATCCTGATGGATGAGCTCGAAGCAGGCGAAATCGCAGTCGAGCTTGACGATCACACGCCCCAGGAGGTCCTCAGCTGGGCGCTAGACCGCTTTGGACGGGAGCTGGCGATTTGTTCCAGTTTCCAGGCCGAGGGCTGCGCGCTCATCGACATGGCCCATCGCATCGATCCCGGGGTTCGGGTATTCACCATCGACACCGGGCGTACGCCTCAGGAAACCTATGATCTGATCGATAAGGTTCGCGCGCGCTACGGCATCCGCGTCGAGACCTTCATGCCGGACACCGAAGTGGTTCAGAAGATGGTCACCCGGCACGGGAACAATCTTTTCCACCACGACGTGAACCTGCGCCTGCTGTGTTGCCAGGTGCGCAAGGTGCTGCCGCTGCGCCGCGCGCTGATGAACTACAGCGCGTGGGTGACCGGTCTGAGGCGCGATCAGTGGGCAACGCGCTCCAATATCCGCAAGATCGAGGTGGACCACGATCACGGCGGTATCACCAAGATCGCGCCGCTCGCCGATTGGACCGACGAGGAAGTGTGGGACTATATACGGGCCAACGACGTCCCGTACAACAGTCTCTACGACAAAGGCTACCAGTCGATTGGCTGTGCGCCCTGCACGCGTGCGGTCGGCGAGGGTCAGGACCCCCGCTCCGGCCGCTGGTGGTGGGAGACCGGCGCGCCGAAGGAATGCGGGATGCACTGCGCAATCGAGACCGGCGGGTTCGAGCATGAGCTCGCCGCTCTGCTCGGTGCGAAAAACGGTGCTCCGCACAAATCGTGAACCGCGAAAATTC
Proteins encoded in this window:
- a CDS encoding alpha/beta hydrolase, with protein sequence MLDALGEFRVPLEATVLWLHAFTYPWPHAEPGKGKLVMLIPGFLAGDITLAPLANFCRMMGHRVVMSDTWSNSECPREALERLGRRLEKVTDRHHGPMVVVGQSLGGIYARELGHRYPDRIERVITLGSPLGPVRESANLLVQALARSVARVRGKAEGCLSESCSCGLSISNRAPDKVATTVIYSRTDGVVHWQSCVDRSGSPLVENIEVMSSHVGMAVSAEVYKVIASRLVLPAH
- a CDS encoding Rrf2 family transcriptional regulator, whose protein sequence is MKFGVGVDYSLKALLMLAERYPGSEPTRVEEIAASQGIPENYLRRLLIELKRGGLVASQKGPSGGYLLARSPARISMADVLEIVEGDYCPVECLEEAGSGQCPKGVPCPMRDVWREVRESVTVILGRATLQSLADKCKTAINYSI
- a CDS encoding nitrite/sulfite reductase yields the protein MPKREPPSWELVLKRNSVERLKHELFPTELSGQWQRLVDTPYEKLPEEDIVRLQWFGMYHDKPKVGTFMMRVKIPSGILSAAGLRAIGEISERYGRDQGELTTRQNIQLHYITLKHAPEIFERLRSAGLTTMGGCGDVVRNITGCPVAGVDHDELFDVTGLVGEAAGFFYGNREYSDLPRKHKITISACRFQCNAPEINCIALVAMVNDGREGFAVRVGGGQSSTPRLSRHLGVFITRDQAIPVLRAIIDTWRSTTEYRISRVKARLKFMIDDYGPDEFRKLVEARLGFALEPLAELPLAAGESDHMGIHEQKQAGLYHVGFPVYLGVMSGRQMRDLAELVEEFGGDIRLTRRQNFIVTRIPAAQLDAVIARVGEIGFPLDANGLYASSIGCIGDPHCNYAVTPTKEKLATIIARLVSDYGDRVAGLKLNLDGCPHACAQHWTGDIGLQGTTSRGANGEPLEAFDIILRGGLGRDAAIGKPVLRRIPSERVEDYVSRLFAGYLAHRAPEESFTRFCVRMPDAELIALAEGTKSSGAEAAA
- a CDS encoding phosphoadenylyl-sulfate reductase — translated: MEPELEFPKPSILMDELEAGEIAVELDDHTPQEVLSWALDRFGRELAICSSFQAEGCALIDMAHRIDPGVRVFTIDTGRTPQETYDLIDKVRARYGIRVETFMPDTEVVQKMVTRHGNNLFHHDVNLRLLCCQVRKVLPLRRALMNYSAWVTGLRRDQWATRSNIRKIEVDHDHGGITKIAPLADWTDEEVWDYIRANDVPYNSLYDKGYQSIGCAPCTRAVGEGQDPRSGRWWWETGAPKECGMHCAIETGGFEHELAALLGAKNGAPHKS